From the genome of Pseudomonas cavernicola:
TATCTTAGATTTAATGCTTCCCTGCCAGGTGCCATGTGCTAGCCGTCAGAGCAGGAATACAAAAAGAATGTGCTGCTGCTATGCCTTGTCCATGCAGCGCCAGGAGAACTCGAATGACTGCGTTAGACCTGCACAGAGAATTCAACACCAGCTCCCAAGCTTCCCAGGAGCTGGCTAAACGCATCAAAGATGCCGGCGTCGAATATCTCTACTACCAAGTTGTCACCCTCTCCGGTCGCGTCATCGCCAAGGTCGTGCCGGCGAAGCACCTGCTGCGCAACCTTGAAAAAGGCGTGCAATTCCATCGCACCGCTGTTTCAGACCTTCAAACCTCTCGTACCGGCGAACTGTTGGGCGGGGGCGCACAAGCAGCCGAGTTCACCGCAATCCCTGACGTGGATAGTTTCAATGTGCTTCCTTGGGATAAATCCATCGGCTCGTTCTTCTGCCGTATGTACGAGCCGGATCACCGCCTCGAAAACGGTGGCGCTCCGATGGGCACCGATGCTCGCGGGCACTTGATCCGTACGCACGAAGCCTTCATCAAAGAAACTGGCTTCCGTATGAAATCTGGCTGCGAACCAGAAATGACCTGGTTCGGTGACAAGCTGGAAGTACAAGTCCGCCCAGGTGCAAGCCCGGCTTATCACATGGGCAACCTTGAGCTCATGCGCCCGATCTACAAGCGCGTCATGGAATATGCGATCTCCATGGGCCTGGACATGATCGAAGGCGACTACGAGGATCCGGGTCAGCTCGAACTGAACTGGATGTTTGACTCTTGTGAACTCACTGCAGACCGACTGATGACTTATCGCTTGATCTGTCGCCAGGTCGCGAGCGAGTTCGGCGTTAAAGCGAGCTTCATGCCTAAGCCGAGCACCGGCAGCATGGGGAACGGTTGCCACCACAACGTCAGCTTGTGGAAAGACGACCGTAACGTTCTGGCTGAACCAGGTCGCCGCGACCTGCACTTGACTGAAGTAGGCATGCACGCCTTGGGCGGCATGCTCGCTCACGCTCCTGGCTCCATGATGATCATGGCGTCCACCGTGAACTCCTACAAACGCTTCTGGGATATCGGTCAGTTCGCTCCAACTCGCATCAACTGGGGCATGGACAACAAAACTTGCACCGTGCGCCTGTCTGCAAACGGTCGCCTGGAGTACAAGCTCCCCGATGCAAGCGTGAACCCGTACCTTTCGCACACCCTGCTTCTCGCCGGCATGCTGGACGGTATTCGCAACAAAACCAGCCCAGGCCCTTCCGAGACAAAAGACAGCTATGTCGACGGCGGCGAGTCGGTAGGCATCCCTCTTACCTTGGGTGATGCGGTTGCAGCATTTGACCGTGATGAAGTCGTACGCAGCGCCTTCCCTGCAGAGCTGACCAATCTCTACCGCAAATTGAAGGCTGATGAATGGGCTCGCTCTTGCGGCGTAGTGACCGACTGGGAACGCAAAATGTATCTGGACTACCTGCCATGATCGACAAGGTTCATCAAACAGCTGAATTCCGAGTTATTTGTGCAGATCTCCCTGCTCCACCGCTTTTCTGGAGAGACGACAAAGGATTCCGTCACGGCTACGAGTCTGATCTAGGCAGGTTGCTGGCCCATACACTTGTCCTGCCTTTTCAGTTCGCTTATCAAAACTGGGCTGATTTTTATCCAGCGCTACAGGCCGGGAAAGGCGAAGTAATTTTGTGCGGTCAGGGTATTTCTGATCATCGCAAAACACTTGCCGACTTCACTGAGCCTTACGCGGTATTCGATGAAGCAGTGATGATTCGACGCGGTTCAAATCTTCGATCCCCGTCTGACCTGATAGGTAAGAAAGTAGGCGCTATTGCCGATAGCTTGAACATGGCACTGGCTGAAACTTTCACCGGATGCATTTGCGTGCCTTTCGGTGGCAACAGCGATGATGTCTTGGGCGACATGGTAAGCGCGCTTCGCGACGGAAAAATCGATGCCTTCGTAGATGATGACGTTGCATTGGTTCCGCTGGCCGAAGAAGCAGATCTGGAAATTGGCTTCAGCGTTCCCACTCAAAACAAATGGGGCATTGCAGTCAAAAAGGGAAATGAGGCTTGGCTCGCGGAAGTGAATGAGGCCCTTGCGATCATCAAATCGAACGGCCAACTGGAGCAGCTTTGGCGCAAATGGATGCCATCGCTGAGCTACCCCTTCGGGATTAGTTGAGAAACAGCACTCACCCTGCCTCTCAGCTTGTCTGCTCGGCCTTACCACCCGAGCTGTTGGCCGCACCTGTCGAGGGAGCGGCCTTTTTTTAAAATTTTATTTGAGAGGTTTTAGCGCGAAGTGTCGACCGAGTCTGGTAAATTGAGATTATGAGACACAACCATTTGGGAGGATTGGCGAGTAGGTTTAGCTCGTTTGAGCAAGAATTTACTGCCGATGGATTATGAACAACAACTCCAGTGCAAGAACAGCCTCGTTCATGAGGTTGCGCCAGGAAGGCCGGACAGAAGAAGTCGTTCGCAGATTGATTGAAGTGATCGACCTTGGTCTTTTCGCTGAAGGCGAGCAATTGCCAAGCGAAAACGAGCTGGCGATGCAGTTTGGGGTGGCTACCGTAACCCTGCGCGAAGCCCTGGCCTACCTGCGCGAACGCCGTGTCATCGAGACAAGGAGAGGTCGTAACGGCGGCAGTTTTGTGTGCCCGGCTATAGAATTACCAGAAGTACATTTGCGTGCTCGCCTTGCCGATATGAGCGCTCTAGAACTACGAGACCTCTGCGACGAACACGTTGCCATCTCAGGGGCGGCTGCGCGGCTCGCAGCTAAACGCTCTTCATCAGAGCATCATGCCAAGCTACAGCATTACATTGATGCGCTAGGCGATGCGACTACCCGAACAGAACGTCGACGAGCAGATGCTCGATTCCA
Proteins encoded in this window:
- a CDS encoding glutamine synthetase family protein, with product MTALDLHREFNTSSQASQELAKRIKDAGVEYLYYQVVTLSGRVIAKVVPAKHLLRNLEKGVQFHRTAVSDLQTSRTGELLGGGAQAAEFTAIPDVDSFNVLPWDKSIGSFFCRMYEPDHRLENGGAPMGTDARGHLIRTHEAFIKETGFRMKSGCEPEMTWFGDKLEVQVRPGASPAYHMGNLELMRPIYKRVMEYAISMGLDMIEGDYEDPGQLELNWMFDSCELTADRLMTYRLICRQVASEFGVKASFMPKPSTGSMGNGCHHNVSLWKDDRNVLAEPGRRDLHLTEVGMHALGGMLAHAPGSMMIMASTVNSYKRFWDIGQFAPTRINWGMDNKTCTVRLSANGRLEYKLPDASVNPYLSHTLLLAGMLDGIRNKTSPGPSETKDSYVDGGESVGIPLTLGDAVAAFDRDEVVRSAFPAELTNLYRKLKADEWARSCGVVTDWERKMYLDYLP
- a CDS encoding substrate-binding periplasmic protein, translated to MIDKVHQTAEFRVICADLPAPPLFWRDDKGFRHGYESDLGRLLAHTLVLPFQFAYQNWADFYPALQAGKGEVILCGQGISDHRKTLADFTEPYAVFDEAVMIRRGSNLRSPSDLIGKKVGAIADSLNMALAETFTGCICVPFGGNSDDVLGDMVSALRDGKIDAFVDDDVALVPLAEEADLEIGFSVPTQNKWGIAVKKGNEAWLAEVNEALAIIKSNGQLEQLWRKWMPSLSYPFGIS
- a CDS encoding FadR/GntR family transcriptional regulator — its product is MNNNSSARTASFMRLRQEGRTEEVVRRLIEVIDLGLFAEGEQLPSENELAMQFGVATVTLREALAYLRERRVIETRRGRNGGSFVCPAIELPEVHLRARLADMSALELRDLCDEHVAISGAAARLAAKRSSSEHHAKLQHYIDALGDATTRTERRRADARFHIEIAVAAQSVRLTHAEMSLQAEIGELMWIPEEGSITPEAAQSEHRAIAEAIMANDPNLAGALAEAHVTRGIKRLIDLRLDLLAEVA